A window of Prionailurus bengalensis isolate Pbe53 chromosome E1, Fcat_Pben_1.1_paternal_pri, whole genome shotgun sequence genomic DNA:
GGGCTGGGTATAGGTTGTGAGGTTGATGGTCTCCAGGCACGGGGTGGGCTGGCAGGAGTTGAGCAGGAAGCAGGTGGGCACACAGGGCTGGGGAatgtggcagggtggggggcagttgTCACAGCAGGTTGGCTCCAGTAACCAAGTCGTGTGTGGGCAGGTGCTGGGCAGGCAGACTCCGCACCGGCAGCATCTGTCAGAGGAGCAGATGGTGGTGGCGGGGCCGGTGGGGACGCTGCAGCAGCAGGGGACACAGCAAGCCATGGCGCTGGGAATCTggtttgcttttggtttcttgGAAAGATGAGGTTTCTGAAATACAAATGTCTCCTCTTGCTTTGGGGCTCTTATATATGGTCCTCAGTGGGTGTTGGTCCAACCAGAAGGCTTCCTGTCATTTTGTTTATCCCACCCCTCTTGGCTAAAATTCTCTAATCAGTTTGGTATTTACTTGTCCATTAAGAGTCGTGCCCTTACTAAGATACATCATGTTTTTGACTCATTGACTTGTCATTTTTGTCATAAGATGATTGCATTTTATCTTCACAGGGTCTTGGAATGCCAAACCTTACATGAAATATGGATAATCAGTCTGAGTGACTGAATTCAGCTATAGTTTCAGaggctttattcttttccttgtttttctcccccttaatttaaaataatatgcataacatacaatttttaattactaatatcagaacaTACAACTCAAATGGTTAATTGGACCATTTTCTCAGTGAAGTCAACAAGGACATGACACTTATAGATGAATGTTGCATGTGACGATATGAATCTCAGACATAGTTACCTTGTTTATTGAGGATAGAATTCAGGTTCTATTGAGCAAGCAGGGTGACAGCCAAAATGGAATACGATGAAACCCCTTTAATCTATAATGAGTCTATTTTTAATCTATAATGAGTCTTAAAAGGTTGTattattctatgtttttttttaaaaacagtctttATTCTCAAAGCTATGCCAATCTTGTAGTgagttaaaatgtaaattcactGGGAAGAAAGATCCACCCAGCTGCTggctttttttaaacaagtttttaatgtttatttattttttagagagagagagagacagacagacagaatgtgagtgggggaggggaagagagagagggagaccccccatctgaagcaggctccaggctctgagctgtcagcacagcgtctgatgcagggctcaaactcaggaaccctgagatcatgacctgaaccaaagtcagccttttaacc
This region includes:
- the LOC122485533 gene encoding keratin-associated protein 3-3 is translated as MACCVPCCCSVPTGPATTICSSDRCCRCGVCLPSTCPHTTWLLEPTCCDNCPPPCHIPQPCVPTCFLLNSCQPTPCLETINLTTYTQPSCEPCISSCC